CGTTCCGTAGCAGTGCTGTGTGCCGTGGTCATGGCCGTGACGACCGCCCTGCTCAGCCCTTCGGCCACCGCGGCAACGAACGCGGCGACCGACGCGGCGTCGTCCGCGCCACGTGACGCGGCCGGTGTCACCGTGCCGGCCGGTGTGACGGCGGGAGTCGCCGTCTTCGACCGGCAGACCGGCACCTTCACCGAGCAGCTGAACCCGAACATGCAGTTCCGGTCGGCCTCCGTGGTCAAACTGCTGATCGCGCTGGACTACCTCTGGAACCGCGGCCCGGACTACCAGATCCCGTCCGGTGACCAGGCCAAGTGGAACTCCATGCTGCGCAGCAGCGACGACGACGCGGCCAGCGAATTCTGGGTGCGCAACGGCGAGGGCTCGATCGTCACCCGGATGGCCCGTGAGCTGTCCCTCTCCAGCAACACGACCCCACCGCCCGCCAACCAGGACGGCATGTGGGGCTACACAGCCTTGACGGCCGCGGACACGGTGAAGATCTACCGTTACCTGCTGGACACGGCGCCCGCCCGCGTCCGCGAACTGATCATGGGCAATCTGAAGCAGTCCACACGCTGCTCCGCCACCGACCACTTCGACCAGCACTTCGGTATCGCGGGCGCCTTCAACAAGCCGTGGGCCGTGAAACAGGGCTGGTCGGGTTTCGGTGACATCGAGCAAGGTACGTGCCGCCCCGCCACGTCGGCCCTCAACGGCAAGGCAGCGTCCGTCGACCTGACGAAACCGGCGCTGCACACGACCGGGACGGTGGGTGCCGGTGACCGCTCCATCGTGGCCGTCTACACCCTGCACGACGTCGGCACCTCGTACGGCAAGGCGTACACCGACCTGGGCAGGCTGACCCGTTCGCTGAACGTTCCCGGTGGCGTACGACCGGCGGGCACGTGGTTCGGCACCTGGAGCTCCGGTGTCAACGTCCGCCCCGAGCCCAACACCACCCGCGACCCGCTCCTCCAGCTCCCCGCCGGGGTCGAGGTGCTGGTCGGCTGCCAGACGCGAGGGGAGACCGTCTCGGTCCCGCCCTACACCAACGAGTGGTGGGCCTACCTGCCTCAGTACGGGGGCTATGTCAGCAACATCTACATGAGCAGTCCGGACAACCAACTGCCCGGCGTCGCGCAGTGCTGAGCAGTGCATCACGGTGCGGCGAAGGGCCTGCGGGAAGAGCTGGGCAGGCACCCGGCACCTTTCGGCCGAACTCGAAAAACAATGAGAAAAGGACAGGTGGATGACCAGGACCAGGAAGTGTCTCTCCCTCTGGATGGCAGCCCTCGCCCTGACGGCGGGCGGTGTGATCGCCGCCCCTTCGGCCAGTGCCGCTGCCAGCGCCGAGTGCGGAGTCCGGGCGAGCGACGGCCGGCTGTGGTGCGGGAACGGAGCCCCCGCCATTCTGCGCTCGGGCGCCTACCACGAAGCGAACATAACGGGGCAGCTCTATTCCACCTTCAGCTGGTTCGACTGCTGGACCTATGGCGGACTGCACGGCGGTGGCAACACCACCTGGTACCACACCAAGGGTGACTGGACCGCTCCTGGCTACGACGGGTGGGGCTACGTCCCGGCGGACTGGGTCAACACACCGTCCTCGTTCGACGCCGATCCGAGCGCGCGCGGTCTGCGGCACTGCTGAGAGCAGCACTGCCGAGCTCGCCGGACCACTCCTTGATGTCGTCGGTCTCGTCCACGAGACCGACGGCATCGTCGTCGTGGCGTCCCATGTCGGCGACCCGGTCCCAGGAAGCGTTCCTGGCAGCCGCCGGGCCTCTCGTGCGTGCCTGACCGAACCGTACGTTCAGCGTTCGTGCCCTGCTCACCAGCGCGCACAGACGTTTGTGTGCAGCGCGGGGCGCATGCTGCTGATGCAACGAGGGTATGCACTGTAGGCGCATAAGGGCACGCATACACCTCGATGTCGACGACGTGGACGCCGATGCTCCCGTAGGAGATTCCCGCCGACACCGCGCCGGACGTCAGCGGCGTGGCGCAGTAGCAGCAGGCCCTGCCCGCGTCCTGCTCCCCGCTGAGTTCTATCGCGGGACGCGGCCGCGGCAGGACTTTCACCACGACCGCTCGCCAAACGGGACTACGTCGTACTTCTCGCGGCCGGGCTCGCATGCGAACTTGTTGCCGCCGCGAGGCCTCGTCGGGTCGGGCAGCGTGATAAGCGGCTCCGGAGTCGTCTGCTGGATCATCCGAATGCCTCCGAGGGAAGTCGTCCCCTGTGCACTCTGGACGCGAGGGCTCAGCCGCCCAGCCCGCCCTGAGCTGCTGCGGCTTCCGCCAGCATGAAGCGATCGCGGCGGCGCTGCCCCTGCTGGCCGGCCAGGAACATGCGGCCATGGTCAGCCTTCGTCGTACGTGAGGAGCTGGCGGTGGCTGCTTCTCCTACGGGCGCGTGCTGACGAAGCGCACGGCCGGTCCCCAGCCGGCCTTCACCGACTCCATGCACCACTGGCACAGCGGGATGCCGCCGCTGCCGTACTTGTGGGTTTTGCGCTGGCACGCGACGCAGGGGCCGGCCTTGTCGCCAGGACAGACCAGCGCGGACGGGTCCGGTTCGGTGATCGGCGGGAGAGCGGTCAGCAACGGCGTCCCTGTACGAAACGCCAACAGGCCGCGGCGAGCTACGCACCATGGCCAGGGGTCTGCCTGGGGCCACGCCGGTCGAGGGCATCCTCAAGTACGGCGCGGATGTCTTCAGGGATATCGCCGCTGTGCCCCCAGGCCACGATCAGTTCGGCGACCTGGCGCAGGGACAGGCCGGTGCGCTGGGAGATGTCCTCGAGCACGATCCATCCCTGGCCCGAGCTCACGCGGCCCAGGGCGACTACCAGGCCGACCGCCTGGTCCTCCACCGTTCGAGAGGCCATGGCCTCGTTCAGCTGTGCGCATTGTTCCTCCAGCTTGGCGATGAGCTCACGGTCGGGGGTGTCGTCGCGGGAAGAGGTCACGTGACCATCGTGCAAACTGACGCCTGCGGCCTCAACTCCACCTGCGCTCGGCGTGCGACGCTGTCGGGCCTGTGGCGCCGCGCAATCGCGTGCCGCTCGGTGCAGCCTCACCAGCCTGCCGGCGGTCCAAGCGACGCGATCGCGGAAGCACCCATCCTGCAACGCGGTGACCGGTATGCCGGTTCTACATGCCGGCTCCCGGCAGGCGTCGTTCTTCCAGCACTTCAAGGACCTCGATCTTGTGCGAGGGGATGATGTGAGCTGTGGGGATGTAGTGGCTGGTGGTCCACCAGGCGTCCGTATCCACTTCCTGGCCTGCACGCCCCCACTGGACCATCTCCAGCTCCTCTCCGGGACGGAAGATTCTGAGCGTCTGCTCGAGAGAGTGGGCGTGGTGTTCTGCGCGGATGCGGACCCGGGCTCGCACGAACCAGTCCGTCGTGGCGAGGTGCCCCGGTGAATTGTGTTCGCTCATCCTCAAGGTCTATCCGAGGTGGCCGGCCGGGCGCCACGGTCTCGGCGTCGCAAGATATGTAACGATATGTGGGCATTTGTTCCGCATGGTTAACATGGCTCCATGCCGGTCAGAAGGCTCGTGGTTTTCCGGTTCCACCGCGACCCGCTGGTCTGCCGGGCCCGTGTCGGCCTCATCCGACGGCTCAACCCTGGCGTGCCTGTGCTCGGAGTCTTCTGTGGGCCGGGGTGGCTGGCGTGGTGCGGCTTTCCGCCTGGCCGGCCGGAGGGCACTGGGGCTGGATGCCCTGTACGTCTCCCGGCACAGCGGGCCCTGGAACTGGAAGAACGGCGACCTGGTACCGCTGCCCTGCTACCGCGAGGCAGCAGGCCACCAACTGTCCTTCGACGGCTCAGGCGCTGAGCGCTTCGTGAAGGGTGGGATGGCAGTCGATGACGGTGTCGAGGCCGACGATCTGGATGGTGCGCATGACGGAGTTGGTGGGTGCGGCCAGGCGTAGCCAGCCGCCGGCGGCGGTGGCGTTGTGGTGGGCGGCGATGAGGATGTTGATGCCGGTGGAGTCCATGAAGGTGACTCGCCGCAGGTCGATCACGACAGGTGGCTGAGGGACGGGGATGGTGAGCGCTTGGCGCAGCGTTCCGCAGGTGTCGTAGTCGATCTCACCGGCGAGCGTGAGGATGCGGATGCCCTCGCTGGTGGTCTCCGTGATCGCCAGGTGGCCTGCCGGCGGATCTTGTTCGGTGTCTGGCATCTTGTCCCCAGTCATGCCAGTGATCCTGGCATACCAGCGCCTTCACCTGCAGTCGGCCTCTGGCCGGCCCCAAGCTGTGCAGGGAAAGTCCTCTTCGGCCCGTAGCTGAAGCACTTGGAGGTCACCGGCGTCCGGGTTGGCCGCGTCTTTCACACCAAGCGGCCGGCGACGTTGCCGCCAGGGTCGTCGGCCAGTACGACTGCGGCCTTGATCCTTTTTCCTACGGGTTCGCGGTGTACCTCAATGCTGCGGCAGACGGCCATGACGATCTCCAGTCCGTGCTGGCCTATCCGGTCGGGATCGGCGGCCTGGGCGATCGGCAGGACCGGTTCGCTGTCCCACACCGTCACCTCGACAGCTCCGTCGTTGATCTCCAGCGTGAGCAGGCAGGGGCCGGGAGCGTATTTGCGGGCGTTGGTGACCAGCTCGCTGACCACCAGCTGGACCATGCCCATCGCCCGGGCGGACACGGGAAGCCCGTGCACGGCCTGTACATCTGTCAGGAACGAACGGGCCAGGTCCCGGGCCTCGGCGATCTCCGCACTGTCTTCGAACGCGGCCGAAACCGATATCTGCCTGCTGGCTTGGGACTCGCGCCCCTCGCCCTCTTCCGCCTGCACCATGCGGTCCGCCTTGCGCCCTGGAGTCTTCACCCGACCAACACCGTTTGCCCCCATAATGCGGACACAGGCGCGACAAATGGGCGATCACCTGAACATTACTCTGGACGGGTGTGCGCTGACGTGACGCACAAGCGGTCCCCAGCCGGCTTCCGGCACGGCTGCTCGAGTCGCGTCCGGCGCGTAGGGGGCGCTCGAAGGGCCATCGAGGGACCGGCCGCTTGATCGATCTCAATCATCTCAAGGAGAGGGCATCTTTGTGGTCTTGGGGCCGTCTGTGAGCCGGCTGCCGAGCCCGGCGTGCCGGGGCAGCCACAGGCATTCAGTGAATCATCTACGGGTCAGCCAAAAACCAGCAGGTCACCACTGTCTGATGGTTCTGTGACGGTGTATCCGAGCTGCACCAGCAGCCCTGAAACCGCGGCTTGCACGATCGCCTGCAGCTGTCGTTCGAGGCTCCAGGCTGGTCCTTCGCCGGCGAGGTGAACCCGTCCGAAGCTGTCCATAGCACCAGCACCCCGGCCGGCACCTCCGTCACCGAAATCCCTGGCCTGCCGTCCTCCATGTCCTCGCCCACGAGATGGAACCCCGCCCGCTTCAAGGCATGGCGCACCCGCGCGGGCAGGGCACGCGGCGCAGACGGCCCAGGCCTGCTCCGGATGCGCGTGATCAACCCACCGGGTTCAACAGGCACCCTATGCGGGTGGTTCAGTCGTCGGACTTGTTGTGCTTGCTCTTGCCGCGTTCGTCTTTGTCCTCGCGATCGTCGTTGCCGTCCGGTGCTGGTGTGGTCGCGGCCCGCGTAATGGTCGGAGCTGCGGTTGACCGCGTGGCGGAGGGGTTGGCTGAGGTGGCCGTCGTGGAGACGGGTGTGGTGGGGGCGGGAGTGTTGTCGGTTCCGGAGTTCACCGTGGCGCCAATGATGGCGGCTGCTGCGAACAGTGCGATGGCCGCGCCGCCCAGCAAGACTTTTGGGGCCCAGTTGCGGTGGCGGCGTGGGCGGGAGTGTGAGGCGCCGGCCGCAGCACGACGAGGCGGTGGCATCGGGGGAGGGACGGCGGTGGGGTGCGGCGCGGCAGGGGCGGGCGTCCAGTCCTGCCCACTCAGCCAGTCGGCCGCCTGCTCGGCGGTGGGCCGGTGAGCTGGGTCCTTGGCCAGCAGGCGCAGTACATAGTCGGACAGCGCGTGTGGCGTATCGGGCCGCAGATGGGCGGGCGGGGGCGGGGAGGCGTCCACGTGCTGCTGGACGACGGCCAGCGTGGTGGCGCCGCGGAACGGAGGGCGGCCGGTGAGGAGCTCGTACAGGACGCAGCCCAACGAGTAGACGTCCGAAGCCGGGGTGGCCGGACGTCCCAGGGCTCGTTCGGGGGCGAGATAGTCGCCGGTGCCCATGACCTTGCCGGTGGCGGTCAGGGTGACGGCAGCCGCATCGGCGAAGCGGGCTATGCCGAAGTCGGTGATCTTCGCAGTACCGTCGGCGGAGAGCATCACGTTGGCGGGCTTGATATCCCGGTGGATCACTCCCTGCTGGTGCGCGGCGACGAGCCCAGTGGCCATCTGTGCTGCGACGGCCGCGGCCTCCTGCGGGGCCAAGGCACCGCGCAGGGAGCGTTCCTGGGCCAGGCTCCAGCCGTCGACCAGCTCCATGACCAGGTAAGACTGGCCGTCGTGGGAGCCGAAGTCGTACACGCTCACCACGTTGGGGTGGTTCAGCCGTGCCGAGGTCTGCGCCTCCATACGAAACCGCTCGCTGTCCGCCGCCTCCGCCCCCTGCATCAATTTGACCGCCACCGGGCGCCCGAGAAGCTGGTCGTCGGCTCGCCACACCTCACCCATCGCGCCGCGCCCCAACGGCTCTTCCAGCCGATAGCGCTCTGCCAGCAGCACCTGTTGCACCCACCCCGAA
Above is a window of Streptomyces sp. SAI-135 DNA encoding:
- a CDS encoding ANTAR domain-containing protein, which encodes MTSSRDDTPDRELIAKLEEQCAQLNEAMASRTVEDQAVGLVVALGRVSSGQGWIVLEDISQRTGLSLRQVAELIVAWGHSGDIPEDIRAVLEDALDRRGPRQTPGHGA
- a CDS encoding STAS domain-containing protein: MTGDKMPDTEQDPPAGHLAITETTSEGIRILTLAGEIDYDTCGTLRQALTIPVPQPPVVIDLRRVTFMDSTGINILIAAHHNATAAGGWLRLAAPTNSVMRTIQIVGLDTVIDCHPTLHEALSA
- a CDS encoding serine/threonine-protein kinase; amino-acid sequence: MLLAERYRLEEPLGRGAMGEVWRADDQLLGRPVAVKLMQGAEAADSERFRMEAQTSARLNHPNVVSVYDFGSHDGQSYLVMELVDGWSLAQERSLRGALAPQEAAAVAAQMATGLVAAHQQGVIHRDIKPANVMLSADGTAKITDFGIARFADAAAVTLTATGKVMGTGDYLAPERALGRPATPASDVYSLGCVLYELLTGRPPFRGATTLAVVQQHVDASPPPPAHLRPDTPHALSDYVLRLLAKDPAHRPTAEQAADWLSGQDWTPAPAAPHPTAVPPPMPPPRRAAAGASHSRPRRHRNWAPKVLLGGAAIALFAAAAIIGATVNSGTDNTPAPTTPVSTTATSANPSATRSTAAPTITRAATTPAPDGNDDREDKDERGKSKHNKSDD
- a CDS encoding ATP-binding protein; protein product: MVQAEEGEGRESQASRQISVSAAFEDSAEIAEARDLARSFLTDVQAVHGLPVSARAMGMVQLVVSELVTNARKYAPGPCLLTLEINDGAVEVTVWDSEPVLPIAQAADPDRIGQHGLEIVMAVCRSIEVHREPVGKRIKAAVVLADDPGGNVAGRLV